From one Ursus arctos isolate Adak ecotype North America unplaced genomic scaffold, UrsArc2.0 scaffold_1, whole genome shotgun sequence genomic stretch:
- the LOC130544416 gene encoding uncharacterized protein LOC130544416, with the protein MAENRVPREAVAEAGGWLRPGAGGRWGSGLVLLLVAGPGRGCLAQPQGALVPARRRRRQGGLSPPPPTASAHHPPPPPLRATFPDACELPLRAEPAGRARRTSARAGKAASPSEPARPWVQNNSPGVLSGRSTSTARRAASGTGKGAAWGTQGGGHPWMTSLERSQRRRHLEQLSPGLLEAPPAARLQPRCSFKVAQALAEQAELGPRFCPLGPAWARDLLKEKHVGRGRGPRKTPGVPAYTRGPDLWRENEDASPLSSRPVKPLFWRHLQSLPRTLCLLPKPPDPENSPPSLCQSRRSPLRSIGCTAAPEGQTKFGFGKRASGVILEILGRCTDSGKPRQPSVPRGRPPSTRRTYPVGGVRAAIPSKAEAWEEREPLEEKGSQKLNLPRPKSQRPVPGEPRTQAPPTKFQRSPRRPRRRSEASEERKRAR; encoded by the exons ATGGCAGAGAACCGAGTGCCGCGCGAGGCGGTGGCCGAGGCCGGCGGGTGGTTGCGCCCTGGTGCAGgcgggcgctggggctcgggtctGGTCCTCCTCCTCGTGGCGGGTCCAGGGCGCGGCTGCCTCGCCCAGCCCCAAGGCGCACTCGTCCCGGCGCGGAGGCGGCGGCGACAAG GAGGGCTATCgcctcccccacccaccgccTCCGCCCACCACCCACCGCCTCCGCCCCTCCGAGCAACTTTTCCCGATGCCTGTGAGCTCCCCCTTCGCGCGGAGCCGGCCGGCCGGGCCCGCCGCACCTCAGCACGCGCGGGGAAGGCCGCTTCTCCCTCAGAGCCGGCGCGGCCGTGGGTCCAGAACAATAGCCCGGGTGTCCTGAGTGGCAGGAGTACCAGCACTGCCCGCCGGGCTGCGAGTGGGACAGGAAAGGGGGCTGCGTGGGGGACGCAGGGCGGGGGGCATCCCTGGATGACGTCCCTGGAGCGCTCGCAGCGCCGGCGACATCTCGAACAGCTCAGCCCGGGCCTCCTGGAGGCC CCGCCCGCAGCCCGACTCCAGCCGCGGTGCTCATTTAAGGTGGCGCAAGCCCTAGCGGAGCAGGCCGAGCTCGGGCCCCGCTTTTGTCCCTTAGGTCCCGCTTGGGCGCGGGACCTCCTTAAAGAAAAGCACGTGGGCAGGGGCCGCGGCCCCCGCAAGACGCCTGGGGTGCCGGCTTACACTCGTGGTCCCGACCTGTGGCGGGAAAATGAGGACGCGTCCCCGCTCTCCTCGAGGCCGGTGAAGCCCCTCTTCTGGCGGCACCTCCAGTCCCTACCGCGCACCTTGTGTCTCCTTCCTAAACCCCCAGACCCGGAGAACTCCCCACCATCTCTCTGCCAGAGCCGCCGGTCCCCCTTAAGAAGTATTGGTTGTACGGCGGCGCCAGAGGGCCAAACTAAATTCGGTTTTGGGAAACGCGCTTCGGGGGTAATTCTGGAAATCTTGGGCCGGTGCACAGACAGCGGGAAGCCGCGTCAGCCTAGTGTGCCCCGAGGTAGGCCGCCGTCTACTCGCCGCACCTACCCGGTGGGTGGCGTGCGCGCAGCCATCCCCTCAAAAGCAGaggcctgggaggagagggagcctcTGGAAGAGAAAGGGTCCCAGAAACTAAACCTGCCCCGGCCTAAGTCTCAACGCCCAGTTCCCGGAGAACCCCGCACCCAGGCGCCGCCCACCAAGTTCCAAAGGAGCCCGAGGCGACCCAGGAGGCGGTCGGAGGCCAGcgaagaaaggaagagagctaGATAG